Proteins co-encoded in one Enterobacter sp. R4-368 genomic window:
- the glyQ gene encoding glycine--tRNA ligase subunit alpha encodes MQKFDTRTFQGLILTLQDYWARQGCTIVQPLDMEVGAGTSHPMTSLRALGPEPMATAYVQPSRRPTDGRYGENPNRLQHYYQFQVVIKPSPDNIQELYLGSLKELGMDPTIHDIRFVEDNWENPTLGAWGLGWEVWLNGMEVTQFTYFQQVGGLECKPVTGEITYGLERLAMYIQGVDSVYDLVWSDGPLGKTTYGDVFHQNEVEQSTYNFEYADVDFLFTCFEQYEKEAQQLLALENPLPLPAYERILKAAHSFNLLDARKAISVTERQRYILRIRTLTKAVAEAYYASREALGFPMCNRNK; translated from the coding sequence ATGCAAAAGTTTGATACCAGGACCTTTCAGGGTCTGATCCTGACCTTACAGGATTATTGGGCTCGTCAGGGCTGTACCATTGTTCAACCTCTGGACATGGAAGTGGGCGCCGGTACATCGCACCCAATGACCAGCCTGCGCGCGCTGGGGCCAGAACCGATGGCAACCGCGTATGTGCAACCTTCCCGCCGTCCGACCGATGGACGCTATGGCGAAAACCCGAACCGTTTACAGCACTATTACCAGTTCCAGGTGGTGATTAAACCGTCTCCGGATAACATTCAGGAGCTGTACCTCGGGTCACTGAAAGAGCTGGGTATGGATCCGACCATTCACGATATTCGTTTCGTGGAAGACAACTGGGAAAACCCGACGCTGGGTGCCTGGGGTCTGGGCTGGGAAGTGTGGCTGAACGGCATGGAAGTGACGCAGTTTACCTACTTCCAGCAAGTTGGCGGTCTGGAGTGTAAACCGGTTACCGGTGAAATCACCTACGGTCTGGAACGTCTGGCGATGTACATTCAGGGCGTGGACAGCGTTTACGACCTGGTCTGGAGCGACGGCCCGCTGGGTAAAACCACTTACGGCGACGTGTTCCATCAAAATGAAGTGGAGCAATCCACTTACAACTTCGAATACGCGGATGTTGACTTCCTGTTCACCTGCTTCGAGCAGTATGAAAAAGAAGCGCAGCAGCTGCTGGCGCTTGAAAACCCGCTGCCGCTGCCTGCCTACGAGCGCATTCTGAAGGCCGCCCATAGCTTCAACCTGCTGGATGCGCGTAAAGCCATCTCCGTGACGGAACGTCAGCGCTATATTCTGCGCATCCGCACGCTGACCAAAGCAGTGGCTGAAGCGTATTACGCTTCCCGTGAAGCCCTTGGCTTCCCGATGTGTAACAGAAATAAATAA
- a CDS encoding YsaB family lipoprotein, giving the protein MMKCIVPALVLLLAGCSASADIPAQQAQKARPGPEHSLDMENLCRQNAARRYNTGVQQIDVTGFEQFQGSYEMRGMTPRREAFVCTFDAEGQFLHLSMR; this is encoded by the coding sequence ATGATGAAGTGTATTGTCCCCGCGCTGGTACTGCTATTAGCTGGCTGCAGCGCCTCTGCAGATATTCCCGCGCAGCAAGCGCAAAAAGCCAGACCCGGCCCCGAACATTCGCTGGATATGGAAAATTTGTGCAGACAAAACGCCGCTCGCCGTTACAACACTGGCGTACAGCAAATTGATGTCACTGGCTTTGAACAATTTCAGGGCAGCTATGAAATGCGGGGCATGACGCCGCGCCGGGAAGCCTTTGTCTGCACTTTTGACGCGGAAGGCCAATTTTTACACCTTTCGATGCGCTAA
- a CDS encoding acyltransferase, which yields MQSKIYWIDNLRGIACLMVVMIHTTTWYITNPASITTFDWNIANILNSASRVSVPLFFMISGYLFFGERSAQPRHFLRIALCLVFYSLIALLYIVLFTSINSELSLKNLLQKPVFYHLWFFFAIIVIYLVSPLIQVKALSGKMLLALVVVIGIVANPNTVPQKIGGFEWLPVNLYIGGDTFYYILYGMLGRAIGMMETQKRALSWVCAALFLAAVFVISRGTLNELKWRGNFADTWYLYCGPMVFLCAIALFTLIKNTLNSRTLPGLTLISHHSLGIYGFHALIIHALRTRGVEIHASPLLDIVWIFTATLLASLALSMLVQRLDKRRFVS from the coding sequence ATGCAGTCGAAAATTTACTGGATAGATAATCTGCGAGGGATAGCCTGTTTAATGGTAGTGATGATCCATACCACTACCTGGTACATCACCAATCCCGCCAGCATCACCACTTTCGACTGGAATATCGCCAATATCCTCAACTCCGCTTCACGCGTCAGCGTGCCGCTGTTTTTTATGATTTCCGGCTACCTCTTTTTTGGCGAACGCAGCGCACAGCCGCGCCACTTCTTGCGCATCGCGCTTTGTCTGGTGTTCTACAGCCTTATCGCCCTGCTCTATATCGTGCTGTTCACCTCGATTAACAGCGAGCTGTCGTTGAAAAACCTGCTGCAAAAACCGGTGTTTTATCACCTGTGGTTTTTCTTCGCCATTATCGTCATTTACCTGGTGTCGCCATTGATTCAGGTGAAAGCGCTCAGCGGCAAAATGTTGCTGGCATTAGTGGTGGTGATTGGCATTGTGGCCAACCCGAATACGGTGCCGCAGAAAATCGGCGGTTTTGAGTGGCTGCCGGTCAATCTTTATATTGGCGGGGATACGTTTTACTACATTCTGTACGGCATGCTGGGGCGCGCTATCGGCATGATGGAGACGCAAAAACGGGCATTAAGCTGGGTCTGCGCCGCCCTGTTTTTAGCCGCGGTGTTTGTGATTTCACGTGGTACGCTCAATGAGCTGAAATGGCGCGGTAATTTCGCCGATACCTGGTATCTCTACTGCGGGCCGATGGTCTTTCTTTGCGCCATCGCGCTGTTTACGCTCATCAAAAACACGCTGAATAGCCGCACGCTGCCGGGGTTGACGCTCATTTCTCACCATTCGCTGGGTATTTACGGTTTTCACGCGCTGATTATTCACGCCCTGCGCACGCGCGGCGTTGAAATCCACGCTTCACCGCTGCTCGATATAGTATGGATTTTCACTGCCACGCTGCTGGCGAGCCTGGCGCTGTCGATGCTGGTGCAACGCCTCGACAAACGCCGTTTCGTCAGTTAA
- a CDS encoding helix-turn-helix domain-containing protein yields the protein MTTDVWFVMLPGVLALDMTGPAETFALAGNAFRLHYVGPEASVSTSIGLTMGNIAPLPDTLPEGSLLVLPGVSDSSRLFDTPQANAVRHWLMRLQPLIHSQSITLMCVCSGAVLAAKAGLMNGIQCTTHHDVIARLRAVAPAALVKENRIFIEDRSIWTSAGITSGIDLALHLINRFCGPETALAVAREMVVWFRRSGEDPQISPWLRYRNHLHPAVHRAQDALTAEPQKAWQLSDIAERAHVSPRHLTRLFQQHLGISVRDYLEQLRLVIAEQYLLQGRGTEQAALAAGFSSPRQLQRARQRAIN from the coding sequence ATGACCACAGATGTCTGGTTTGTGATGTTGCCCGGCGTTCTGGCGCTGGATATGACCGGCCCGGCGGAAACCTTCGCGCTGGCAGGTAACGCTTTTCGCCTGCACTACGTTGGGCCGGAAGCGAGTGTGTCGACCTCGATTGGCCTGACGATGGGAAATATTGCACCGCTACCGGATACCTTGCCGGAAGGCAGCCTGCTGGTGCTGCCAGGTGTGTCAGATTCCTCACGGTTATTTGATACGCCGCAGGCGAACGCGGTGCGGCACTGGCTGATGCGCCTGCAACCGCTGATCCACAGCCAGAGCATTACGTTGATGTGCGTCTGTTCCGGCGCGGTGCTGGCGGCGAAGGCCGGTCTGATGAACGGCATTCAGTGCACCACTCACCATGATGTCATTGCCCGTTTACGCGCGGTGGCGCCTGCGGCGCTGGTCAAAGAGAACCGTATTTTCATTGAGGATCGCAGCATCTGGACCAGTGCGGGCATCACCTCCGGTATTGATCTGGCGCTGCATCTGATTAACCGGTTTTGCGGTCCGGAGACGGCGCTGGCGGTAGCGCGGGAAATGGTGGTCTGGTTCCGTCGTTCCGGGGAAGATCCGCAAATTTCACCGTGGCTGCGCTACCGTAACCACCTGCATCCGGCGGTGCATCGCGCACAAGATGCGTTGACGGCGGAGCCGCAAAAAGCCTGGCAACTGAGCGACATTGCCGAGCGGGCGCACGTCAGCCCCCGACATTTAACGCGCCTGTTCCAGCAACATCTCGGGATCAGCGTGCGTGATTATCTGGAGCAGCTGCGGCTGGTGATTGCCGAACAGTATCTGTTGCAAGGGCGCGGCACCGAGCAGGCCGCACTTGCCGCCGGTTTCTCCTCGCCGCGCCAGCTACAGCGTGCGCGCCAGCGTGCCATTAACTGA
- a CDS encoding isochorismatase family protein, whose product MSRTALINIDTQQSFFHRDYWQDTDFAAFQQAISTLIAGCEARGVPVVDIFHVADSGPFSLESGFVTPMPFLQHRAAVTFYKHVHNAFTDTGLDHWLRSRDINHLIICGIRTEQCCETTARVASDLGYRVTFVSEATLTFPMTHKGVTLDCNALRHRTETVLEGRFAAIKTVHEILEL is encoded by the coding sequence ATGTCCCGCACCGCGCTGATTAACATCGACACACAGCAATCTTTTTTCCATCGTGACTACTGGCAAGATACGGATTTCGCCGCGTTTCAGCAGGCCATCTCCACGCTTATCGCTGGCTGTGAAGCACGTGGCGTACCGGTAGTCGATATCTTTCATGTCGCTGACAGCGGGCCGTTTTCGCTGGAGAGCGGTTTTGTCACGCCGATGCCCTTCCTGCAACACCGCGCCGCCGTAACGTTTTATAAGCATGTGCACAATGCGTTTACCGATACCGGGCTCGATCACTGGCTGCGCAGCCGCGACATCAACCACCTGATTATTTGCGGTATTCGCACCGAGCAGTGCTGTGAAACCACCGCGCGCGTCGCATCGGATCTGGGGTATCGCGTGACCTTTGTCAGCGAAGCGACACTGACCTTCCCGATGACACATAAAGGGGTTACGCTGGATTGCAACGCGCTGCGCCACCGCACTGAAACCGTGCTGGAAGGCCGCTTCGCTGCCATTAAAACCGTCCACGAAATTCTGGAACTGTAA
- the xylB gene encoding xylulokinase, translating into MYIGIDLGTSGVKAILLGEQGEVLASHTEKLSVSRPHPLWSEQDPEAWWQATDRAILALGEVHSLQQVKAMGLAGQMHGATLLDKDNQVLRPAILWNDGRCGEECALLEEKVKNSRAITGNLMMPGFTAPKLLWVQRHEPEIFARVAKVLLPKDFLRLKMSGVFASDMSDAAGTMWLDVAKRDWSDDMLAACSLSRAHMPALFEGSEITGELLPEIARRWAMPVVPVVAGGGDNAAGAVGVGMADAGQAMLSLGTSGVYFAVSEGFLSKPESAVHSFCHALPGRWHLMSVMLSAASCLDWAAKLTGLESVPALINAAQQADDNAGDLWFLPYLSGERTPHNNPQAKGVFFGLTHQHGREELARAVLEGVGFALADGMDIVHACGVTPQSITLIGGGARSAWWRQMLADISGLQLDYRTGGDVGPALGAARLAQIAVNPQTPLATLLPQLPVEQQHAPDATRHAHYAPRRETFRRIYQQLLPLMS; encoded by the coding sequence ATGTATATCGGGATCGATCTCGGCACCTCTGGCGTGAAGGCGATTCTGCTCGGTGAGCAGGGCGAGGTGCTGGCCTCGCATACGGAAAAACTCAGCGTGTCGCGACCGCACCCGTTGTGGTCGGAGCAAGATCCCGAAGCGTGGTGGCAAGCGACGGACCGCGCCATTCTGGCATTGGGCGAGGTGCACTCGTTACAGCAGGTAAAAGCGATGGGCCTCGCCGGTCAGATGCACGGCGCGACGCTGCTTGATAAAGATAACCAGGTGTTACGTCCGGCCATTCTGTGGAATGACGGTCGCTGCGGCGAAGAGTGCGCGCTGTTGGAAGAAAAGGTTAAAAATTCCCGTGCGATTACCGGCAACCTGATGATGCCCGGTTTTACTGCGCCGAAACTTTTGTGGGTGCAGCGTCACGAGCCAGAAATATTTGCTCGTGTGGCGAAGGTCTTGCTGCCTAAAGATTTTCTGCGTTTGAAAATGTCTGGCGTATTCGCCAGCGACATGTCCGACGCGGCGGGAACCATGTGGCTGGATGTGGCGAAACGCGACTGGAGCGATGACATGCTGGCTGCCTGCTCGCTTTCACGTGCGCATATGCCTGCGCTGTTTGAAGGCAGCGAAATTACCGGCGAACTGTTACCCGAGATCGCCCGGCGCTGGGCGATGCCCGTCGTTCCGGTTGTCGCGGGCGGTGGAGATAACGCCGCTGGTGCCGTTGGCGTCGGTATGGCAGACGCAGGCCAGGCGATGTTGTCGCTGGGCACATCCGGGGTCTATTTTGCCGTCAGTGAAGGGTTCCTCAGTAAACCCGAAAGCGCGGTCCACAGTTTTTGTCACGCGCTGCCTGGCCGCTGGCATTTGATGTCGGTAATGCTTAGCGCGGCGTCGTGCCTGGACTGGGCGGCGAAGCTAACGGGGCTGGAGTCAGTTCCGGCATTGATTAACGCCGCGCAACAGGCGGACGATAACGCCGGGGATCTGTGGTTTTTACCCTACCTTTCCGGCGAGCGTACGCCGCATAACAACCCACAGGCGAAAGGCGTGTTCTTTGGTCTGACGCATCAGCATGGCCGCGAAGAACTTGCCCGCGCCGTGCTGGAAGGTGTCGGTTTCGCGCTGGCGGATGGTATGGATATCGTCCACGCCTGTGGCGTCACGCCGCAGAGCATTACGCTTATCGGAGGTGGTGCGCGCAGCGCATGGTGGCGGCAAATGCTGGCGGATATCAGCGGATTGCAGCTCGATTACCGCACCGGCGGCGATGTTGGGCCAGCGCTTGGCGCGGCGCGGCTGGCACAAATTGCCGTCAATCCGCAAACGCCTCTGGCGACGCTACTGCCGCAACTGCCGGTTGAGCAACAGCACGCACCGGATGCCACCCGACATGCTCATTACGCGCCACGCCGCGAAACGTTCCGCCGTATCTATCAGCAGCTACTGCCGCTGATGTCCTGA
- the xylA gene encoding xylose isomerase, with the protein MQAYFDQLDRVRFEGPKTTNPLAFRHYNPDELVLGKRMEDHLRFAACYWHTFCWNGADMFGVGSFDRPWQQPGEAIAMAKRKADVAFEFFHKLNVPYYCFHDVDVSPEGASLKEYLNNFAQMVDVLAEKQQQSGVKLLWGTANCFTNPRYGAGAATNPDPEVFSWAATQVVTAMNATHKLGGENYVLWGGREGYETLLNTDLRQEREQIGRFMHMVVEHKHKIGFRGTLLIEPKPQEPTKHQYDYDAATVYGFLKQFGLEKEIKLNIEANHATLAGHSFHHEIATAIALGLFGSVDANRGDPQLGWDTDQFPNSVEENALVMYEILKAGGFTTGGLNFDAKVRRQSTDKYDLFYGHIGAMDTMALALKVAARMVEEGELDKRVAKRYAGWNGELGQQILQGQLSLAELAKYAEQQNLAPRHQSGHQEQLENLVNYYLFDK; encoded by the coding sequence ATGCAAGCTTATTTCGACCAGCTGGATCGGGTTCGTTTTGAAGGTCCAAAAACCACGAATCCTTTAGCGTTTCGTCATTACAATCCGGATGAGCTAGTGCTCGGTAAGCGCATGGAAGATCACCTGCGTTTTGCTGCCTGCTACTGGCACACCTTCTGCTGGAACGGCGCAGATATGTTTGGTGTGGGCTCCTTCGATCGCCCATGGCAACAGCCTGGCGAAGCCATTGCGATGGCGAAGCGTAAAGCCGATGTCGCGTTTGAGTTTTTTCATAAACTCAATGTGCCCTATTACTGCTTCCACGATGTGGACGTTTCGCCGGAAGGCGCGTCGCTGAAAGAGTATCTGAACAATTTTGCGCAGATGGTGGACGTGCTGGCGGAAAAACAGCAGCAGAGCGGCGTGAAGCTGTTATGGGGCACGGCGAACTGCTTTACCAACCCGCGCTATGGTGCGGGCGCGGCGACCAACCCGGACCCGGAAGTATTCAGCTGGGCGGCGACGCAGGTGGTGACCGCCATGAACGCCACTCACAAACTTGGTGGCGAAAACTACGTGCTGTGGGGCGGTCGCGAGGGTTATGAAACCTTGTTGAATACCGATCTGCGCCAGGAGCGCGAACAGATTGGCCGCTTCATGCATATGGTGGTGGAACACAAACACAAAATCGGTTTTCGCGGCACGTTGCTTATCGAACCAAAACCGCAGGAACCGACCAAGCACCAGTACGATTATGACGCCGCTACCGTTTATGGGTTCCTGAAACAGTTTGGTCTGGAGAAAGAGATTAAACTGAATATCGAAGCCAACCACGCCACACTTGCCGGTCACTCCTTCCATCATGAAATCGCCACGGCCATCGCGCTGGGGCTGTTTGGTTCAGTGGATGCAAACCGCGGCGACCCGCAGCTCGGCTGGGATACCGACCAGTTCCCGAACAGCGTCGAAGAGAACGCGCTGGTGATGTATGAAATCCTCAAAGCGGGTGGTTTCACTACCGGCGGCCTGAATTTTGACGCCAAAGTACGCCGTCAGAGCACCGATAAATACGACCTTTTCTATGGTCATATTGGCGCGATGGACACCATGGCGCTGGCGCTGAAAGTGGCGGCTCGCATGGTGGAAGAGGGCGAGCTGGATAAACGCGTAGCGAAACGCTATGCGGGCTGGAATGGTGAGCTGGGCCAGCAAATTTTGCAGGGGCAGCTTAGCCTCGCGGAGCTGGCGAAGTACGCTGAACAGCAGAACCTGGCGCCGCGCCACCAGAGCGGTCATCAGGAGCAACTGGAAAACCTGGTTAACTACTACCTGTTTGATAAGTAA
- the xylF gene encoding D-xylose ABC transporter substrate-binding protein has protein sequence MKIKNLCLTLCASLLLASAFGHAKEVKIGMAIDDLRLERWQKDRDIFVKKAESLGANVFVQSANGNEETQMSQIENMINRGVDVLVIIPYNGQVLSNVIKEAKQEGIKVLAYDRMINNADIDFYISFDNEKVGELQAQSLVSKVPQGNYFLMGGSPVDNNAKLFRAGQMKVLKPYIDSGKIKIVGDQWVDGWLPENALKIMENALTANNNKIDAVVASNDATAGGAIQALSAQGLAGKVAISGQDADLAGVKRLINGSQTMTVYKPITQLANTAAEIAVELGNGKTPKADASLNNGLKDVPARLLTPIEVTKDNIDATVIKDGFHQKNQL, from the coding sequence ATGAAGATAAAGAACCTTTGCCTTACACTCTGCGCCTCCCTGCTGCTGGCAAGCGCTTTCGGCCATGCCAAAGAGGTGAAAATCGGCATGGCGATTGACGATTTGCGCCTTGAACGCTGGCAAAAAGACCGCGATATCTTTGTGAAAAAAGCCGAGTCGCTCGGTGCTAACGTGTTTGTTCAATCCGCAAACGGAAATGAAGAAACGCAGATGTCGCAAATTGAAAATATGATCAACCGTGGCGTCGACGTACTGGTTATTATTCCCTACAACGGCCAGGTATTAAGTAACGTAATAAAAGAAGCCAAACAGGAAGGAATTAAAGTCCTGGCTTACGATCGCATGATTAATAATGCCGATATCGATTTCTATATCTCTTTCGATAATGAAAAAGTCGGGGAATTACAGGCGCAAAGCCTGGTAAGCAAAGTCCCGCAGGGAAATTACTTTTTAATGGGCGGATCGCCGGTAGATAATAACGCCAAGTTATTCCGCGCCGGGCAAATGAAGGTATTAAAACCCTATATTGATAGCGGGAAAATTAAAATTGTCGGCGATCAATGGGTCGATGGCTGGTTACCGGAAAACGCGCTGAAGATTATGGAAAACGCCCTCACCGCCAACAATAACAAAATTGATGCGGTGGTTGCTTCCAACGATGCCACCGCTGGCGGCGCGATTCAGGCGCTGAGCGCCCAGGGTCTGGCCGGAAAAGTGGCGATTTCGGGCCAGGATGCCGACCTCGCAGGGGTGAAACGGTTGATTAACGGCAGCCAGACTATGACGGTCTATAAGCCAATCACCCAACTGGCGAATACGGCGGCGGAAATCGCTGTCGAACTGGGTAACGGCAAAACGCCAAAAGCGGACGCTTCACTGAATAACGGCCTGAAAGATGTCCCTGCCCGCCTGTTGACGCCAATTGAAGTCACCAAAGACAACATCGACGCTACTGTCATCAAAGACGGCTTCCATCAGAAAAATCAGCTCTAA
- a CDS encoding xylose ABC transporter ATP-binding protein, which yields MPYLLEMKNITKTFGVVKAIDNVSLHLNAGEVLSLCGENGSGKSTLMKVLCGIYPAGSYEGEIIFAGETLQASHIRDTERKGIAIIHQELALVKHLTVLENIFLGTEITRHGVMDYDQMTLRCEKLLKQVSLSISPDTRVGDLGLGQQQLVEIAKALNKQVRLLILDEPTASLTEQETAVLLDIIRDLRNHDIACVYISHKLNEVKAISDTICVIRDGKHIGTRDAAGMSEDDIITMMVGRELTALYPNEPHATGEEILRVEHLTAWHPVNRHIKRVNDISFSLKRGEILGIAGLVGAGRTEAVQCLFGVWPGRWEGQIFLDGKAVQIHNCQQAIDFGIAMVPEDRKKDGIVPVMAVGKNITLAALNQFTGALSSLDDAAEQACILQSLQRLKVKTSSPELAIGRLSGGNQQKAILARCLLLNPSILILDEPTRGIDIGAKYEIYKLINQLVQQGIAVIVISSELPEVLGLSDRVLVMHEGKLKADLINRNLTQEQVMEAALRSEHHVEKQPV from the coding sequence ATGCCTTATTTACTTGAAATGAAAAATATCACCAAAACTTTTGGTGTCGTAAAGGCGATAGATAACGTCAGCCTGCACCTTAACGCGGGTGAGGTGCTCTCGCTGTGCGGTGAGAACGGTTCGGGTAAATCCACGCTGATGAAAGTGCTGTGTGGGATTTACCCGGCTGGCAGTTACGAGGGAGAAATTATTTTTGCGGGCGAAACCCTGCAAGCCAGCCATATCCGCGACACCGAGCGGAAAGGTATCGCCATCATTCACCAGGAGCTGGCGCTGGTGAAACATTTAACCGTGCTGGAAAACATTTTCCTCGGTACGGAAATCACCCGTCACGGCGTGATGGATTACGACCAAATGACACTGCGCTGCGAAAAATTGCTCAAACAGGTGAGCCTGTCGATTTCACCGGATACCCGGGTGGGCGATTTAGGGCTCGGGCAACAGCAACTGGTCGAAATCGCCAAAGCGCTGAACAAACAGGTACGGCTGCTTATCCTCGATGAACCCACCGCTTCGCTGACCGAGCAGGAAACCGCCGTGTTGCTGGATATCATCCGCGACCTGCGCAACCACGATATCGCCTGCGTTTACATTTCCCACAAGCTGAATGAAGTCAAAGCGATATCGGACACCATCTGCGTTATCCGTGATGGCAAGCATATCGGTACGCGTGATGCCGCTGGCATGAGCGAAGACGACATCATCACGATGATGGTAGGTCGCGAACTGACCGCGCTCTACCCCAATGAACCGCATGCGACAGGCGAGGAGATCCTGCGCGTTGAACATCTTACCGCCTGGCATCCGGTAAACCGCCATATCAAACGGGTGAACGATATTTCATTCAGCCTGAAGCGCGGCGAGATCCTTGGCATCGCCGGGCTGGTCGGCGCAGGGCGGACCGAAGCGGTGCAGTGCCTGTTTGGCGTCTGGCCGGGGCGCTGGGAAGGGCAAATTTTCCTTGATGGCAAGGCGGTACAGATTCACAACTGCCAGCAGGCTATCGACTTTGGCATTGCCATGGTGCCGGAAGACCGCAAAAAAGACGGCATCGTGCCGGTGATGGCGGTGGGTAAGAACATCACGCTGGCGGCGCTTAACCAGTTTACCGGCGCGTTAAGCAGCCTGGACGACGCCGCCGAACAGGCGTGCATTTTACAGTCGCTCCAGCGGCTAAAAGTGAAAACGTCTTCCCCGGAGCTGGCAATCGGCCGCCTGAGCGGGGGCAACCAGCAAAAGGCGATTCTCGCCCGCTGCCTGTTACTCAACCCGAGCATCCTGATCCTCGATGAACCCACGCGCGGTATCGATATCGGCGCGAAATACGAAATCTACAAACTGATTAACCAATTAGTGCAGCAGGGGATCGCCGTCATCGTTATCTCATCCGAGCTTCCCGAAGTGCTGGGATTAAGCGATCGGGTGCTGGTGATGCATGAAGGCAAGCTAAAAGCCGATCTCATCAATCGTAATCTGACCCAGGAGCAGGTCATGGAAGCGGCGCTGAGGAGCGAACATCATGTCGAAAAGCAACCCGTCTGA
- the xylH gene encoding xylose ABC transporter permease XylH, producing the protein MSKSNPSEIKLTTASPGAFSGLKSLNLQVFVMIAAIVVIMLFFTGMTDGAYLSARNISNLLRQTAITGILAVGMVFVIISAEIDLSVGSMMGLLGGAAAIFDVWLGWPLPLTVAVTLVLGLLLGAWNGWWVAYRKVPSFIVTLAGMLAFRGVLIGITNGTTVSPTSAAMSQIGQSYLPDGVGFGVGLLGLVAFVLWQWRGRMRRQTLGLATSPSSTAVGRQAIIAVIVLGAIWLLNDYRGVPTPVLLLAFLLLAGMFMATRTAFGRRIYAIGGNLEAARLSGINVERTKLAVFAINGLMVAIAGLILSSRLGAGSPSAGNIAELDAIAACVIGGTSLAGGIGSVAGAVMGAFIMASLDNGMSMMDVPTFWQYIVKGAILLLAVWMDSATKRRA; encoded by the coding sequence ATGTCGAAAAGCAACCCGTCTGAAATTAAATTAACTACCGCCTCACCAGGGGCTTTTTCCGGGCTAAAGTCCCTTAACTTACAAGTATTTGTGATGATTGCCGCCATTGTGGTGATCATGCTGTTTTTCACCGGCATGACCGATGGTGCCTACCTGAGCGCGCGTAATATCTCTAACCTGCTGCGCCAAACCGCGATCACCGGCATCCTGGCGGTGGGAATGGTGTTTGTCATTATCTCCGCCGAAATTGACCTCTCCGTTGGCTCCATGATGGGGTTGCTCGGCGGTGCGGCGGCGATTTTCGATGTCTGGCTGGGCTGGCCGCTGCCGCTAACCGTGGCGGTAACACTGGTGCTCGGCCTGCTGCTTGGCGCCTGGAACGGCTGGTGGGTGGCGTATCGCAAAGTCCCTTCATTTATCGTCACGCTGGCCGGGATGCTGGCTTTTCGCGGCGTGCTGATCGGCATTACTAACGGCACCACGGTTTCCCCCACCAGCGCGGCAATGTCGCAGATTGGCCAAAGCTATCTACCAGACGGCGTAGGTTTCGGCGTAGGCCTGCTGGGCCTGGTGGCTTTTGTACTCTGGCAGTGGCGCGGGCGTATGCGTCGGCAGACGCTGGGGCTGGCAACGTCACCCTCATCAACAGCGGTTGGACGTCAGGCAATTATCGCAGTGATCGTGCTGGGAGCCATTTGGCTGCTGAATGATTACCGGGGTGTCCCCACTCCGGTACTGCTGCTGGCGTTTTTACTGCTGGCGGGCATGTTTATGGCGACGCGCACCGCGTTTGGCCGCCGTATTTACGCTATTGGCGGCAACCTGGAAGCGGCACGGCTTTCCGGCATTAACGTCGAGCGCACCAAACTTGCGGTATTTGCCATTAACGGATTGATGGTGGCGATTGCCGGTTTGATCCTCAGTTCGCGCCTCGGGGCAGGCTCACCTTCCGCCGGAAACATCGCCGAACTGGACGCCATTGCCGCTTGTGTGATTGGCGGCACCAGCCTTGCAGGCGGTATTGGTAGCGTCGCGGGTGCGGTAATGGGCGCGTTTATTATGGCGTCGCTGGATAACGGCATGAGCATGATGGATGTGCCGACGTTCTGGCAATACATCGTCAAAGGGGCCATTTTGCTGCTGGCTGTGTGGATGGATTCCGCCACCAAACGGCGGGCCTGA